One genomic window of Panicum hallii strain FIL2 chromosome 6, PHallii_v3.1, whole genome shotgun sequence includes the following:
- the LOC112898052 gene encoding uncharacterized protein LOC112898052: MGLDISDMLTPSKALFYRIFPRNTAVSLGKVVLTVTSRTRTEYIKFEVANFETPYHAILGRPALAKSMAVLHYMYLLFKMPGPNGMLPFRGDLRKSYDCNQETIEYASTTQVPDSAAEVLAASKQLFQSEMDILAKKLSQSKVKPTSNVGIKTIELEEGNSSKIAPIGSGLDAKYESTLVNFL; this comes from the coding sequence atgggactaGATATTTCTGATATGCTCACTCCGAGTAAGGCGCTCTTCTATAGAATTTTCCCAAGGAACACGGCGGTATCCCTTGGTAAGGTGGTCTTGACAGTTACCTCCAGGACACGGACTGAGTACATCAAATTTGAGGTGGCCAATTTTGAAACACCTTATCACGCCATCCTCGGACGTCCAGCTCTAGCAAAGTCCATGGCAGTACTCCACTACATGTACTTGCTATTCAAGATGCCAGGGCCCAATGGCATGCTCCCCTTCCGCGGCGACCTAAGGAAGtcctacgactgcaatcaggaaaCCATCGAGTACGCTTCAACAACCCAAGTACCCGATTCAGCTGCAGAAGTACTTGCGGCATCCAAGCAACTCTTTCAGTCAGAGATGGACATTCTAGCAAAGAAGCTGAGCCAGTCCAAGGTGAAACCCACCAGCAATGTAGGCATCAAGACTATCGAGTTGGAAGAAGGAAACTCATCCAAGATAGCCCCGATAGGTTCAGGGCTGGATGCTAAATACGAAAGCACGCTCGTCAACTTCCTTTAG
- the LOC112897831 gene encoding oxygen-dependent coproporphyrinogen-III oxidase, chloroplastic-like isoform X2 yields the protein MERETPELVAPATFLRGEEGASPESVRARFERMIRRMQAEVCAELEAVEGGASDGGGAALFREDAWTRPGGGGGISRVLQGGRVFEKAAVNVSVVYGVMPPEAYRAARPEAAAAAGGEKAGPVPFFAAGVSSVIHPVNPFAPTMHFNYRYFETEAPKDIVEDDAPFSADAPGAPRQWWFGGGTDLTPSYIIEEDIKHFHSVQKQTCDKFDPSFYPRFKKWCDDYFYIKHRGERRGVGGIFFDDLSDYDQKTLLQFATECADSVLPAYIPIIERRKDIPFTEEHKAWQQLRRGRYVEFNLVYDRGTTFGLKTGGRIESILVSLPLTARWEYDHKPEVGSEEWKLLDTCINPKEWIRLVQKFLLFQYLTIKMSLWSLYGSWAHCLHVRRNAIFFFLFCLVAM from the exons ATGGAGAGGGAGACGCCGGAGCTCGTGGCGCCGGCGACCTTCCTCcgcggggaggagggggcgTCCCCGGAGTCGGTGCGCGCGCGGTTCGAGCGCATGATCCGGCGCATGCAGGCGGAGGTCTGCGCGGAGCTAGAGGCGGTCGAGGGCGGCGCaagcgacggcggcggagccGCGCTGTTTCGGGAGGATGCTTGGACGCGccccggcggcggtggcggaatAAGCCGCGTGCTCCAGGGCGGCCGCGTGTTCGAGAAGGCCGCGGTGAACGTCTCCGTGGTCTACGGGGTCATGCCTCCTGAGGCGTACCGCGCGGCGAGGCCTGaagccgcggcggcggctggagggGAGAAGGCCGGGCCGGTGCCCTTCTTCGCGGCCGGCGTCAGCTCG GTCATTCATCCAGTGAACCCATTTGCTCCAACAATGCATTTCAACTACCGGTATTTCGAAACAGAGGCACCTAAAG ATATCGTGGAGGATGATGCACCATTCTCTGCAGATGCACCTGGTGCACCTAGGCAGTGGTGGTTTGGAGGTGGTACTGACCTGACGCCTTCGTATATCATTGAAGAGGATATCAAGCACTTCCATTCC GTTCAGAAACAAACGTGTGATAAATTTGATCCTAGCTTTTATCCTAGATTCAAAAAATGGTGTGATGATTACTTTTATATCAAG CATCGTGGTGAACGGCGTGGGGTGGGTGGAATATTTTTTGACGATCTTAGTGACTATGATCAGAAAACTCTCCTTCAATTTGCTACAG AGTGCGCAGATTCAGTTCTACCTGCATATATACCCATTATAGAACGCCGCAAAGACATTCCATTTACTGAGGAGCACAAGGCATGGCAGCAGCTACGGAGAGGTCGCTATGTGGAATTTAACCTC GTTTATGATCGGGGAACCACATTTGGCCTCAAGACTGGAGGACGGATTGAGAGTATCCTTGTTTCTCTTCCTCTTACCGCACGGTGGGAGTATGATCAT AAACCAGAAGTAGGGAGTGAAGAATGGAAACTTCTTGACACATGCATAAATCCTAAGGAATGGATCAGACTTGTTCAAAAGTTCTTGCTCTTTCAGTACCTTACTATTAAAATGTCACTTTGGTCTTTGTATGGTTCATGGGCACATTGTTTACATGTAAGGCGGAATgccattttctttttccttttttgccTTGTGGCAATGTAA
- the LOC112897831 gene encoding oxygen-dependent coproporphyrinogen-III oxidase, chloroplastic-like isoform X4 — MERETPELVAPATFLRGEEGASPESVRARFERMIRRMQAEVCAELEAVEGGASDGGGAALFREDAWTRPGGGGGISRVLQGGRVFEKAAVNVSVVYGVMPPEAYRAARPEAAAAAGGEKAGPVPFFAAGVSSVIHPVNPFAPTMHFNYRYFETEAPKDIVEDDAPFSADAPGAPRQWWFGGGTDLTPSYIIEEDIKHFHSHRGERRGVGGIFFDDLSDYDQKTLLQFATECADSVLPAYIPIIERRKDIPFTEEHKAWQQLRRGRYVEFNLVYDRGTTFGLKTGGRIESILVSLPLTARWEYDHKPEVGSEEWKLLDTCINPKEWIRLVQKFLLFQYLTIKMSLWSLYGSWAHCLHVRRNAIFFFLFCLVAM, encoded by the exons ATGGAGAGGGAGACGCCGGAGCTCGTGGCGCCGGCGACCTTCCTCcgcggggaggagggggcgTCCCCGGAGTCGGTGCGCGCGCGGTTCGAGCGCATGATCCGGCGCATGCAGGCGGAGGTCTGCGCGGAGCTAGAGGCGGTCGAGGGCGGCGCaagcgacggcggcggagccGCGCTGTTTCGGGAGGATGCTTGGACGCGccccggcggcggtggcggaatAAGCCGCGTGCTCCAGGGCGGCCGCGTGTTCGAGAAGGCCGCGGTGAACGTCTCCGTGGTCTACGGGGTCATGCCTCCTGAGGCGTACCGCGCGGCGAGGCCTGaagccgcggcggcggctggagggGAGAAGGCCGGGCCGGTGCCCTTCTTCGCGGCCGGCGTCAGCTCG GTCATTCATCCAGTGAACCCATTTGCTCCAACAATGCATTTCAACTACCGGTATTTCGAAACAGAGGCACCTAAAG ATATCGTGGAGGATGATGCACCATTCTCTGCAGATGCACCTGGTGCACCTAGGCAGTGGTGGTTTGGAGGTGGTACTGACCTGACGCCTTCGTATATCATTGAAGAGGATATCAAGCACTTCCATTCC CATCGTGGTGAACGGCGTGGGGTGGGTGGAATATTTTTTGACGATCTTAGTGACTATGATCAGAAAACTCTCCTTCAATTTGCTACAG AGTGCGCAGATTCAGTTCTACCTGCATATATACCCATTATAGAACGCCGCAAAGACATTCCATTTACTGAGGAGCACAAGGCATGGCAGCAGCTACGGAGAGGTCGCTATGTGGAATTTAACCTC GTTTATGATCGGGGAACCACATTTGGCCTCAAGACTGGAGGACGGATTGAGAGTATCCTTGTTTCTCTTCCTCTTACCGCACGGTGGGAGTATGATCAT AAACCAGAAGTAGGGAGTGAAGAATGGAAACTTCTTGACACATGCATAAATCCTAAGGAATGGATCAGACTTGTTCAAAAGTTCTTGCTCTTTCAGTACCTTACTATTAAAATGTCACTTTGGTCTTTGTATGGTTCATGGGCACATTGTTTACATGTAAGGCGGAATgccattttctttttccttttttgccTTGTGGCAATGTAA
- the LOC112897831 gene encoding oxygen-dependent coproporphyrinogen-III oxidase, chloroplastic-like isoform X3, translating to MERETPELVAPATFLRGEEGASPESVRARFERMIRRMQAEVCAELEAVEGGASDGGGAALFREDAWTRPGGGGGISRVLQGGRVFEKAAVNVSVVYGVMPPEAYRAARPEAAAAAGGEKAGPVPFFAAGVSSVIHPVNPFAPTMHFNYRYFETEAPKDAPGAPRQWWFGGGTDLTPSYIIEEDIKHFHSVQKQTCDKFDPSFYPRFKKWCDDYFYIKHRGERRGVGGIFFDDLSDYDQKTLLQFATECADSVLPAYIPIIERRKDIPFTEEHKAWQQLRRGRYVEFNLVYDRGTTFGLKTGGRIESILVSLPLTARWEYDHKPEVGSEEWKLLDTCINPKEWIRLVQKFLLFQYLTIKMSLWSLYGSWAHCLHVRRNAIFFFLFCLVAM from the exons ATGGAGAGGGAGACGCCGGAGCTCGTGGCGCCGGCGACCTTCCTCcgcggggaggagggggcgTCCCCGGAGTCGGTGCGCGCGCGGTTCGAGCGCATGATCCGGCGCATGCAGGCGGAGGTCTGCGCGGAGCTAGAGGCGGTCGAGGGCGGCGCaagcgacggcggcggagccGCGCTGTTTCGGGAGGATGCTTGGACGCGccccggcggcggtggcggaatAAGCCGCGTGCTCCAGGGCGGCCGCGTGTTCGAGAAGGCCGCGGTGAACGTCTCCGTGGTCTACGGGGTCATGCCTCCTGAGGCGTACCGCGCGGCGAGGCCTGaagccgcggcggcggctggagggGAGAAGGCCGGGCCGGTGCCCTTCTTCGCGGCCGGCGTCAGCTCG GTCATTCATCCAGTGAACCCATTTGCTCCAACAATGCATTTCAACTACCGGTATTTCGAAACAGAGGCACCTAAAG ATGCACCTGGTGCACCTAGGCAGTGGTGGTTTGGAGGTGGTACTGACCTGACGCCTTCGTATATCATTGAAGAGGATATCAAGCACTTCCATTCC GTTCAGAAACAAACGTGTGATAAATTTGATCCTAGCTTTTATCCTAGATTCAAAAAATGGTGTGATGATTACTTTTATATCAAG CATCGTGGTGAACGGCGTGGGGTGGGTGGAATATTTTTTGACGATCTTAGTGACTATGATCAGAAAACTCTCCTTCAATTTGCTACAG AGTGCGCAGATTCAGTTCTACCTGCATATATACCCATTATAGAACGCCGCAAAGACATTCCATTTACTGAGGAGCACAAGGCATGGCAGCAGCTACGGAGAGGTCGCTATGTGGAATTTAACCTC GTTTATGATCGGGGAACCACATTTGGCCTCAAGACTGGAGGACGGATTGAGAGTATCCTTGTTTCTCTTCCTCTTACCGCACGGTGGGAGTATGATCAT AAACCAGAAGTAGGGAGTGAAGAATGGAAACTTCTTGACACATGCATAAATCCTAAGGAATGGATCAGACTTGTTCAAAAGTTCTTGCTCTTTCAGTACCTTACTATTAAAATGTCACTTTGGTCTTTGTATGGTTCATGGGCACATTGTTTACATGTAAGGCGGAATgccattttctttttccttttttgccTTGTGGCAATGTAA
- the LOC112897831 gene encoding oxygen-dependent coproporphyrinogen-III oxidase, chloroplastic-like isoform X5, with protein MERETPELVAPATFLRGEEGASPESVRARFERMIRRMQAEVCAELEAVEGGASDGGGAALFREDAWTRPGGGGGISRVLQGGRVFEKAAVNVSVVYGVMPPEAYRAARPEAAAAAGGEKAGPVPFFAAGVSSVIHPVNPFAPTMHFNYRYFETEAPKDIVEDDAPFSADAPGAPRQWWFGGGTDLTPSYIIEEDIKHFHSVQKQTCDKFDPSFYPRFKKWCDDYFYIKHRGERRGVGGIFFDDLSDYDQKTLLQFATECADSVLPAYIPIIERRKDIPFTEEHKAWQQLRRGRYVEFNLVYDRGTTFGLKTGGRIESILVSLPLTARWEYDHK; from the exons ATGGAGAGGGAGACGCCGGAGCTCGTGGCGCCGGCGACCTTCCTCcgcggggaggagggggcgTCCCCGGAGTCGGTGCGCGCGCGGTTCGAGCGCATGATCCGGCGCATGCAGGCGGAGGTCTGCGCGGAGCTAGAGGCGGTCGAGGGCGGCGCaagcgacggcggcggagccGCGCTGTTTCGGGAGGATGCTTGGACGCGccccggcggcggtggcggaatAAGCCGCGTGCTCCAGGGCGGCCGCGTGTTCGAGAAGGCCGCGGTGAACGTCTCCGTGGTCTACGGGGTCATGCCTCCTGAGGCGTACCGCGCGGCGAGGCCTGaagccgcggcggcggctggagggGAGAAGGCCGGGCCGGTGCCCTTCTTCGCGGCCGGCGTCAGCTCG GTCATTCATCCAGTGAACCCATTTGCTCCAACAATGCATTTCAACTACCGGTATTTCGAAACAGAGGCACCTAAAG ATATCGTGGAGGATGATGCACCATTCTCTGCAGATGCACCTGGTGCACCTAGGCAGTGGTGGTTTGGAGGTGGTACTGACCTGACGCCTTCGTATATCATTGAAGAGGATATCAAGCACTTCCATTCC GTTCAGAAACAAACGTGTGATAAATTTGATCCTAGCTTTTATCCTAGATTCAAAAAATGGTGTGATGATTACTTTTATATCAAG CATCGTGGTGAACGGCGTGGGGTGGGTGGAATATTTTTTGACGATCTTAGTGACTATGATCAGAAAACTCTCCTTCAATTTGCTACAG AGTGCGCAGATTCAGTTCTACCTGCATATATACCCATTATAGAACGCCGCAAAGACATTCCATTTACTGAGGAGCACAAGGCATGGCAGCAGCTACGGAGAGGTCGCTATGTGGAATTTAACCTC GTTTATGATCGGGGAACCACATTTGGCCTCAAGACTGGAGGACGGATTGAGAGTATCCTTGTTTCTCTTCCTCTTACCGCACGGTGGGAGTATGATCAT AAGTAG
- the LOC112897831 gene encoding oxygen-dependent coproporphyrinogen-III oxidase, chloroplastic-like isoform X1: MERETPELVAPATFLRGEEGASPESVRARFERMIRRMQAEVCAELEAVEGGASDGGGAALFREDAWTRPGGGGGISRVLQGGRVFEKAAVNVSVVYGVMPPEAYRAARPEAAAAAGGEKAGPVPFFAAGVSSVIHPVNPFAPTMHFNYRYFETEAPKDIVEDDAPFSADAPGAPRQWWFGGGTDLTPSYIIEEDIKHFHSVQKQTCDKFDPSFYPRFKKWCDDYFYIKHRGERRGVGGIFFDDLSDYDQKTLLQFATDTSKDPFGRAPRAAPKPAPAGALSNTVLRHRLQLQSPRAPEKTLFGALWGGGARKRGSVRLRLTLCQPCPRVPVAAQQREEGGGQPTAWTTAPATVDGGGGRRCLRRPAAGGRARSARPAATGRSAREAAGVVWAARGNGRRRENVRKIRRENRKTRVIWTFHPFRQYEEAICQMFFSKWLQLHRRSCSTRGAGGGAVFGEAGALPNRP; encoded by the exons ATGGAGAGGGAGACGCCGGAGCTCGTGGCGCCGGCGACCTTCCTCcgcggggaggagggggcgTCCCCGGAGTCGGTGCGCGCGCGGTTCGAGCGCATGATCCGGCGCATGCAGGCGGAGGTCTGCGCGGAGCTAGAGGCGGTCGAGGGCGGCGCaagcgacggcggcggagccGCGCTGTTTCGGGAGGATGCTTGGACGCGccccggcggcggtggcggaatAAGCCGCGTGCTCCAGGGCGGCCGCGTGTTCGAGAAGGCCGCGGTGAACGTCTCCGTGGTCTACGGGGTCATGCCTCCTGAGGCGTACCGCGCGGCGAGGCCTGaagccgcggcggcggctggagggGAGAAGGCCGGGCCGGTGCCCTTCTTCGCGGCCGGCGTCAGCTCG GTCATTCATCCAGTGAACCCATTTGCTCCAACAATGCATTTCAACTACCGGTATTTCGAAACAGAGGCACCTAAAG ATATCGTGGAGGATGATGCACCATTCTCTGCAGATGCACCTGGTGCACCTAGGCAGTGGTGGTTTGGAGGTGGTACTGACCTGACGCCTTCGTATATCATTGAAGAGGATATCAAGCACTTCCATTCC GTTCAGAAACAAACGTGTGATAAATTTGATCCTAGCTTTTATCCTAGATTCAAAAAATGGTGTGATGATTACTTTTATATCAAG CATCGTGGTGAACGGCGTGGGGTGGGTGGAATATTTTTTGACGATCTTAGTGACTATGATCAGAAAACTCTCCTTCAATTTGCTACAG ATACGTCTAAGGACCCCTTTGGCAGGGCTCCACGAGCGGCTCCAAAACCGGCTCCAGCCGGAGCCCTGTCAAACACGGTGCTTCGCCATCGGCTCCAGCTCCAAAGTCCTAGAGCCCCGGAAAAGACGCTCTTTGGAGCACTTTGGGGAGGCGGAGCCAGAAAACGTGGCTCCGTCCGGCTCCGCCTCACCCTTTGCCAACCCTGCCCCCGGGTGCCCGTGGCAGCGCAGCAGCGAGAGGAGGGCGGAGGACAGCCAACGGCGTGGACGACGGCTCCCGCGACAGTAGATGGAGGAGGCGGGCGGAGGTGcctgcggcggccggcggcgggagggaGGGCGAGGAGCGCGCGGCCGGCCGCCACCGGCCGGAGTGCGAGGGAGGCTGCGGGAGTGGTGTGGGCAGCGAGGGGGAATGGGAGAAGGAGAGAGAACGTGAGAAAAATAAGAAGAGAAAATAGAAAAACAAGGGTAATTTGGACATTTCATCCTTTTAGACAATATGAAGAAGCCATTTGCCAAATGTTTTTTTCAAAATGGCTTCAGCTCCACCGGAGAAGCTGCTCCACTAGAGGAGCCGGAGGTGGAGCCGTTTTTGGAGAAGCAGGAGCCctaccaaacaggccctaa